The DNA segment CGTACGGGATCCCCATCTGCCCGACGAGCAGTTCGAACCGCAGACGGACGGCAACATCCGTTTCGTACTGGACTATCCCTTCGACGAGCCGCAGCGCTCGCCCATCGAGGACGTCCACCGGATCGAGGCCCTGAAGCGGTCGGGACGGTCCGGGAACACCATCGTCTGGCTGCCCGACTTCTTCTCCGAGCAGCGGGCCCGGCAGCTCGGACGACTCCTGAAGATCAACTACCTGCTGGAGCGCGACCGCCTCGACGACGTCACCGCCACCCGCCCGACCGAGGAACGGATCCAGATCCGCCACCAGCTCAAGGCGCAGAGCGACAATCTCACCACTCAACTCTCCGCCGTACTGGAGCAGTTGTACGGGATCAGCAAGGCGGAGGCCGCGAACGTCGGAGCCGAGGTCCCGGCGGACCAGCACGTGTGGTCGCTGCGGCCCGGCTTCACGCGGCAGAAGCCCGAGCCCGGGATCGGCTTCGAGAAGAACCTCTACGCCCTCGCGGACGAGATGTTCGCCGTGCTCTACCCGAAGCACCCCGACTTCGACCCCGCCCTCACCCGCAAGCCGGTCACCCTGCGCGAGCTGAAGACGGCGCTCGAATGGATCGGCCGAGCCATGGAGAGCGGCGAGCGACGGATCGTCGTCGACAGCCACCAGCTGGCCATGGTGAAGAAGATCGTGCACCCGCTGGGACTGGGCGAGGTGTACGACGGTCCGCTGAACGTCAGCCGTGAGTGGCGGCTGCGGATCAACCAGAAGGCCGCCGACGCGCACGCCGGGACGGACCTGTCCGTCGAAGACATCCGCAGGTGGATCAGCCAGCTCGGGTTCACCGGCCTGGAGAAGAACGTCAGCAACCTGATCATCGCCACCTACGCACTGCTCGACGACCGGACGTGGGTGTACCAGACCTCACCGCTGCGGCAGGCGCCGGAGCTGGACAAGATCGGTCCCGGCTACGGACTGCGCGCCGTCGAGAAGCCGACCGACGAGGAGTTCGCGACCGCGCGTGAACGGGCCGGAAGGATCTTCGGGGTTCACGTACCGCCCGCGCTCATCGCACTGAACGTCGCCAAACTCGCTACCGGCGTGAAGGAAGTGGCCGAGAGGCATCGCGATGCCGTGAGCGGGGTCCGGTCCGTGCTGCAGAAGCGGGCCGGGGAGCTGGGGCTGCAGGGCCCCCAGGGGGCGGACGCCCCGCGGATGAGGTCCATGAAGGCCGCGGCGGACCTCGTGGCCCGGCTCGGGCGCACCGACGACGCGGCCGTGGTGGTGCGCGAGCTCGCGGCGGTGGCGTACGACGTGACCGACCAGGAGATCGGGGCAGCCCTCAAGCAGGCCCCCGAGGTGCTGGCCGCGCTCGACGACACCAACTGGAAGCTGCTGGGCAGCGTGCGCGGCTTCACCGGCCGGGACGACGGCGTGGGCGATCGGGCCGCACGGTTGATCCAGCTCATCGAGGAGACCGCGAACGACCACGAGCAGGCCCGCTCGCTCGTCCCCGTACTCGAACAGCTCCAGGACCGGGCGCTGGCCCTCGTCAACGAAGTCGCACGCCTCGCGCAGGTCGCCCAGCCCGTGCCACCGCAGCCGCAACCACAGCCGACCGCGGACGACATCAGCTTCACGGAACACGGGAAGCCGGTGATCCCGTCGGCGCCTGTCGTGCCGGAGGCCGCGCCGCAGCAGGTCGACGGTGGCGGGCGGCCGATCGACGTACCCGCTCCCGCTGTACGCCCGGGGGCTCCGCATGTCGTCGAGCCCACTCGGCTCGAAGCGTCCCTCGCCGCCATGGTCGTCGATGTGGAAGAGGAGATCAGGTCGTACCTGGCCGCCCATCCGGGCACCCGCATCCAGGTCACCTGGCGCCCCGTGTCCACCGACGGCCAGGAAACCGAGCGCTGATGGGCGTCGCCCTGCCCCAGGTGGGCCGTCGCACCATCGAGGCTCTGCTCGCCACGCACGCCTCCGGGCTCGGAGACCGGCGCCTTGTCCTGGTGCACGGGCGCTACACAGCCGGCGCGCCCGAGGAGTTCACCGTGCGGACGGGGGAGGAGACGCGGCGCGTCCGCGTAAGCCACCAGGCGTCCGTCCTGGGCATCCTCGAGGAGTGGACGAAGCACCGGGACAAGGCCCCCGGTGCGGACCTTCTCGTCGTCACCACCGGTGTCGACGACGGCCAGATCGGCTGGGACCTGCGCGGGCACGCGGTACGGCGGCAGACCCTCACGGTGGAGAACGCCGAGATCGTCATGCAGCGCTTCGGAGCGGCCGGACTCGACCCGCGCATGTACGACGAGGGATGGCTATTGGAGGCGCTGCTCGATGCCGAGCCCGCCCAGGGATGGAAGCGTGCGGGCTCCGTCCTGACACGGGACGCGGCGCTGCGCGCGCTGGTCGTGGCCCGGCTCGGGCTGGGCGACGGCGACGACGGGGCGGCCCCGGCGGCGGGGACTGTCGTCGATCTGGACGCCCTGCTCACGTGGTCCCGTACGCCTGCGGGGCCACTGCGCTTCGCTGAGCTGGACCAGACCGAACGGGACGAGCTGAAGAAGTGGCTCGGTGAGACCACGGGGCCGGCCGCACCGGTCCTGATGTCCCTGGCCGAGACCGGGCGCGGACCGGACGCGATGCCGCTCGGTCTACTCGGAGCCGTCCTGCGCGACCAGGCCGCGAGCCCGGACGTGGTGCTCGCCGTGGGCGGACTGTTCGGGCAGGTGATGCCGCGCCGGACCGAACTGCAGTCCTTCACCGAGGCCGTCGAAGGCGCCCTCATCCGCTGGATCGGGGAGGCCCGGCACAACACCGCCGCACTGGAGCGGGTCTCCGCCGTCCTCAAGCGCGCCGATAAGCTCGCCGAGGACGCCGGACTCACCACGGCCCTCGAATCCAACCGCTTCCTGCCGTCCAGCTTCACGGCCCAGCTGCGGCACGTGACGGCAGCGGCCCGTACCTCCCCGGAAGCGGGGGAAGCCGCCTTGGCCGAGCTGAACGCGCACATGCTGGCCCGCCTGAACACGGACCGTGCCGGCGTGGCCGAGATGGCCGTACGAATCGCCCGCTGGCTGGCCCTTCCGCGGCCCTCGGTGGCGTCGGTGGCGGCCGGAGTACGGGACCAGGCAGGGGACTGGGGCTGGGCGGACCGGGCGCTCGCCGTTCTGTGGGCCGGCGACCCCGAGGGTGACGCCGCCGCGGGCGAGGACCTTCGTGCGCTGTACGAGGCGGCCAGGGAGCGGCGCGAGCGGCTGGACGAGGAGTTCGCCCGGCGGCTCGCCTCCTGGACGCCGAATGCCACCGCGCTCCACCCCGGCGGCTGCCTGGTCGTCGAGAACGTACTGGCCGAAGCCGTAAGGCCGGTGGTCGGCGATACGGCTCCGCTCGTCCTGGTGCTGGACGGCATGAGCTGCGCCGTCGCCGCGCAACTGGGCGAGGAGGTCGAGCGCGAGGGCTGGACCGAGGCCGTGCCCGGCAAGGCGGGCTCGGAAGAAGAGCCGCGGCGGATGGCCGCGGTGTCCATGCTCCCCTCGGTCACCGAGGTCAGTCGTGCCTCCCTGCTCACCGGAACGGCAGTCAAGGGCGGGCAGGCGAAGGAGAGTTCGGGATTCGCCGCCTTCTGGAAGCAGCGGCGGCTCGAGGCGCTGCTCTTCCACAAGGCGGGGATAGAGGGAGGAGCGGGAAGGTTCCTCTCCGAGGAGGTCGTGGCCGCGCTCGCCTCGGATGCGGTCGTCGGCGTCGTACTGAACACCATCGACGACGCCCTCGACAAGGGACAGCAGGGGCGGCGTACCCAATGGAGCCTGGGTGACGTCACCTACCTGCGGGAACTGCTGTCGGCGGCCAAGGGGTACGGCCGCCCGGTCGTGCTCGTCGCGGACCATGGCCATGTGCTGGAGCGGGGCGCGAGCCAAGGACCTGGGGGTGACGAGGGCGCGGGGTCCGGCTCGGCCCGATGGCGTACCGGCGCGGCGAAGGACGGCGAGGTCCAGCTGTCGGGGCCGCGCGTACTGGAAGGCGGCGGCAGCATCGTCGCGCCCTGGCGGGAGGACATCCGCTACACCGGCCGCCGGGCCGGGTACCACGGCGGAGCCGCGCTCGCGGAGGTCACGGTGCCGCTGCTCGTCCTGGTGCCCGACCGTGACTTGGTGCCGAAGGGGTGGGAGGCCCTGCCCCGGGAGCAGGCCGTCCCCCGGTGGTGGGCCCCCTACAAGGGCGGGCGGCGGGAGGTCGTGGCAGCGCAGGAGCCACCACGCAAACCGAAGCGGGGAAAGCCCAAGGAGCAGCACGCGGGTGAAGGGCTCTTCGCCGCTGCCGACGTCGTAGTGCCGACCGCGGACGGAGCCGCCCCTGCCACCCTGGGCGAGCGGGTGGTCGCCAGCGAGGTGTACGAGGCGCAGAAGGAGTACGTCCGCAAGGCTCCCGAGAGCAAGGTCGTGGCGGCCGTCATCGACGCGCTGGCCGGGGCGGGCGGCACCATGTCACCGGCCGCGCTCGCCGGCGCCATCTCGGCGACCGGGCGGGTGCGGCGCAACATCGACGGGTTCATCGCCACCGTGCAGCGGCTGCTCAACATCGAGGGCTACCCGGTCCTCGGCTTCATCGACGCCGGGCACACGGTGAAACTCGATGTGACCCTGCTGCGCGACCAGTTCTTCCCGAAGGAGCCGACGTGACGCCGATGACGCCGTCGCCCGACGTGAGCGCGGTCCGGCGGCGGGAGGTCGTCGACGCACTGCGCCGGGGCACCGTGCCGCACTCCGGGCTCGACCTCTTCGCGGTCGGCCTCGACCGGTTCACCGGCGCCCTCGACGAGGACGTGGCCACGGTGGCGCGGGGCGGGGCAGCCTTTCACGCCATCCGCGGTGAGTACGGCTCCGGCAAGACCTTCTTCGCACGCTGGCTCGCCGAGCGGGCCAAGCGCGCCGGGCTCGCCACGGCCGAGGTACAGATCTCCGAGACGGAGACGCCTCTGCACCGGCTGGAGACGGTGTACCGCCGGCTCACCGAGCGGCTGTCCACGGCGACCCACCAGCCCAGTGCGCTGCGTGCGATCGTCGACTCCTGGTTCTACACGCTGGAGGAGGAGGTCCTCGACAACGGGGACGCGGACGAGGACGACGAAGTGGCGCTGGCAGCGGCCGTCGACGTACTGATGGAGCGTCGGCTTGCCGATGTGGCCCGCACCACACCGGCGTTCGCCGCGGTGCTCCGCGGATACCGGCGCGCGGTCGCGGCCGACGACGCGGCGACCGCCGAAGCCCTCATCGCCTGGCTCGGCGGTCAGAAGTCCGTCGCGGCGTCTGCCCGCAGGGCCGCCGGAGTCCGGGGAGACCTCGACCACTTCGCGGCGCTCGGCTTCCTGCAGGGACTGCTCACGGTGCTGCGGGACTGCGGCCATCCCGGCCTGCTGGTCGTCCTCGACGAGATCGAGACTCTCCAGCGGGTACGTGGTGATGTGCGGGAGAAGGGGCTCAACGCTCTGCGGCAGCTTCTCGACGAGATTGACGCGGGGCGCTTTCCCGGGCTGTTTCTCGTCATCACCGGGACCCCGGCATTCTTCGACGGTCAGCAGGGAGTGCAGCGGCTTCCGCCGCTGGCGCAGCGGCTGGCGACCGACTTCAGCACCGACCCGCGCTTCGACTCTCCGCGAGCGGTCCAACTGCGGCTTGCGGGCTTCAACTTGGAGCGGCTCGGCGAGTTGGGCAGGCGGGTGCGCGACCTGTACGCGGGTGCTGCCCGGTATCCGCAGCGAGTCGAGCAGCAGGTGGACGACGCTTATCTCATGGAACTCGCCACTGCCGTCACCGGCGGACTCGGGGGCAAGGTCGGGGTAGCGCCCCGCGTCTTCCTGCGCAAGCTCGTCGCCGATGTGCTCGACCGGGTGGACGAGTTCGAGGACTTCGATCCGCGCAAGCACTACGCGCTCACCATCGCGGACGGCGAGCTGACCGAAGTGGAACGCAACGCGGCGGCTGCACGCGCGGACGACATCGACCTGGAGATGCCGTGAGCGGCATCGACGATCTCGAACCCGCGCTGGTCCACCACATCGTCAACACGCTCGGCTGGCCCGGACTGCGCCCTCTGCAGGAGGAGGCCATCGGGCCGCTGCTCGCGGGCGACGACGCGATCCTTCTGGCACCCACCGCCGGAGGCAAGACGGAGGCCGCTTCGTTTCCGCTGCTGTCGAAGATGGTGCAGCGGAAGTGGTCAGGGACGTCCGTCCTCTACGTGTGTCCGCTCAAGGCGCTGCTGAACAACCTGCTGCCCCGGCTGGAGACGTACAGCTCGTGGCTCGGACGCACGGCCGCCCTGTGGCACGGGGATGTCACCTCCGGCGCGCGGAAGCGGATCCTGGCCGCGCGGCCCGACATCCTGCTCACCACGCCGGAGTCGCTGGAGGCGATGCTGGTGAGCGCGAATGTCGATCACACGTCCTTCTTCTCCGGACTGCGCACCGTGGTCGTCGACGAGGTGCACGCCTTCGCCGGGGACGACCGGGGCTGGCATCTGCTCGCGGTCCTGGAGCGGCTGCAGCGCGTCGTCGGGCGCCCCGTCCAGCGCGTCGGGCTGTCCGCCACGGTCGGCAACCCTGAGGAGCTGTTGCTGTGGCTTCAAGGATCCGGAGCGGGGAAGCAGCCGTCCGTGGTGGTGGCACCGCATCTGGCCGACCCGCAGCCGGAGACACAGGGAGCGGTGTCGCCGCCCCCGGCGGACATCCAGCTCGACTATGTGGGTTCCGTCGACAACGCCGCCACCGTGATCGCGGCCCTGCACCGCGGCGAGAAACGGCTCGTCTTCTGCGAGTCCCGTCGGCTCGTCGAGGAGCTGGGCGAGAAGCTGCGAGCAAAAGGCGTGACGACCTTCCTCTCCCACGCCTCCCTTTCGGTCGACGAACGCCGTCGCGCGGAACAGGCATTCGCCGAGGCCCGCGACTGTGTCATCGTCTCCACGAGTACCCTCGAACTCGGCATCGACGTCGGGGATCTGGACCGGGTCATCCAGATCGACGCCCCGCTCACCGTCGCCTCCTTCCTGCAACGGCTCGGCCGCACCGGACGCAGGCCCGGGACATCACGCAACTGCCTGTTCCTCGCGCTGGACCGCGATGGACTCCTCGGAGCCGCGGCCCTTCTCATGCAGTGGTCGCGCGGCTGGGTGGAGCCTGTCGTCGCCCCG comes from the Streptomyces sp. NBC_00443 genome and includes:
- a CDS encoding DEAD/DEAH box helicase produces the protein MSGIDDLEPALVHHIVNTLGWPGLRPLQEEAIGPLLAGDDAILLAPTAGGKTEAASFPLLSKMVQRKWSGTSVLYVCPLKALLNNLLPRLETYSSWLGRTAALWHGDVTSGARKRILAARPDILLTTPESLEAMLVSANVDHTSFFSGLRTVVVDEVHAFAGDDRGWHLLAVLERLQRVVGRPVQRVGLSATVGNPEELLLWLQGSGAGKQPSVVVAPHLADPQPETQGAVSPPPADIQLDYVGSVDNAATVIAALHRGEKRLVFCESRRLVEELGEKLRAKGVTTFLSHASLSVDERRRAEQAFAEARDCVIVSTSTLELGIDVGDLDRVIQIDAPLTVASFLQRLGRTGRRPGTSRNCLFLALDRDGLLGAAALLMQWSRGWVEPVVAPPEPRHIVAQQLLALCLQEPQVGDRLWQEWWNGLGPFGQSAEPIVRHLVDNGYLNQDGGLLFIGPEAERRFGHRHFMNLTAVFTAAPQFTVLQGRREIGRTDPSLLTERIDGPRRLLLAGRSWQVTYIDWKRKRCFVEPVDGGGRAKWSGAGLDFGISFELTRAVREVLLGANPPVDLTARAEKYLVEAREHFMEAVHPGGTVITRGSGGYVRWWTWAGHRANATLAATLAEVAVPAQQINDCWIRLREDLSPDAWKQVSVAASDHLCLPEVDERAVKGLKFADALPPKLAESTLARRLADLESVARVLSERVRFVDGHDDYSGQARS
- the pglZ gene encoding BREX-2 system phosphatase PglZ; the protein is MGVALPQVGRRTIEALLATHASGLGDRRLVLVHGRYTAGAPEEFTVRTGEETRRVRVSHQASVLGILEEWTKHRDKAPGADLLVVTTGVDDGQIGWDLRGHAVRRQTLTVENAEIVMQRFGAAGLDPRMYDEGWLLEALLDAEPAQGWKRAGSVLTRDAALRALVVARLGLGDGDDGAAPAAGTVVDLDALLTWSRTPAGPLRFAELDQTERDELKKWLGETTGPAAPVLMSLAETGRGPDAMPLGLLGAVLRDQAASPDVVLAVGGLFGQVMPRRTELQSFTEAVEGALIRWIGEARHNTAALERVSAVLKRADKLAEDAGLTTALESNRFLPSSFTAQLRHVTAAARTSPEAGEAALAELNAHMLARLNTDRAGVAEMAVRIARWLALPRPSVASVAAGVRDQAGDWGWADRALAVLWAGDPEGDAAAGEDLRALYEAARERRERLDEEFARRLASWTPNATALHPGGCLVVENVLAEAVRPVVGDTAPLVLVLDGMSCAVAAQLGEEVEREGWTEAVPGKAGSEEEPRRMAAVSMLPSVTEVSRASLLTGTAVKGGQAKESSGFAAFWKQRRLEALLFHKAGIEGGAGRFLSEEVVAALASDAVVGVVLNTIDDALDKGQQGRRTQWSLGDVTYLRELLSAAKGYGRPVVLVADHGHVLERGASQGPGGDEGAGSGSARWRTGAAKDGEVQLSGPRVLEGGGSIVAPWREDIRYTGRRAGYHGGAALAEVTVPLLVLVPDRDLVPKGWEALPREQAVPRWWAPYKGGRREVVAAQEPPRKPKRGKPKEQHAGEGLFAAADVVVPTADGAAPATLGERVVASEVYEAQKEYVRKAPESKVVAAVIDALAGAGGTMSPAALAGAISATGRVRRNIDGFIATVQRLLNIEGYPVLGFIDAGHTVKLDVTLLRDQFFPKEPT
- the brxD gene encoding BREX system ATP-binding protein BrxD, whose product is MTPSPDVSAVRRREVVDALRRGTVPHSGLDLFAVGLDRFTGALDEDVATVARGGAAFHAIRGEYGSGKTFFARWLAERAKRAGLATAEVQISETETPLHRLETVYRRLTERLSTATHQPSALRAIVDSWFYTLEEEVLDNGDADEDDEVALAAAVDVLMERRLADVARTTPAFAAVLRGYRRAVAADDAATAEALIAWLGGQKSVAASARRAAGVRGDLDHFAALGFLQGLLTVLRDCGHPGLLVVLDEIETLQRVRGDVREKGLNALRQLLDEIDAGRFPGLFLVITGTPAFFDGQQGVQRLPPLAQRLATDFSTDPRFDSPRAVQLRLAGFNLERLGELGRRVRDLYAGAARYPQRVEQQVDDAYLMELATAVTGGLGGKVGVAPRVFLRKLVADVLDRVDEFEDFDPRKHYALTIADGELTEVERNAAAARADDIDLEMP